One Aneurinibacillus migulanus genomic region harbors:
- a CDS encoding portal protein, which translates to MRTKEEAVERCYRWFDLDRNAKDEYTREMQEMYKLYKSDHWDLLGPNGIPLRNDEQKQGRPNVVENVSFALIESLVAEFSQDVELTDMPVEEGDEDAANIMSELKQFIGYKNRITAERERWLRNFFLYGTGIWHQYWDEYWQGGRGPNRWKGDIRWEVTHPQSFFVDGRCKTDDINDGRRVHKAIYRTTEDVEERYGVKDLQFDTQRADMMVEEDDLDISNLDDEGQVLVVETWYRGRPMILDDGEEDEGPGLHVIWWCGDSQQVYLKHANYVYYDPGEDAKFPFVVRQCYPRENSPWGFGEAYFLKSPQIVLNKTSEMILEANMHGAFGQTFYKEDAVSEKQRDYIENYGTIPGMWFPTNNPQNIQRVYGQGAPASLTAETGRIEKTMQTIVGRFDISQGKAPGSITAFRALDLLAQRAQVRLRSKEMSMMTAYEEVGIQINNLISRFYEEKRAYRLLGQGEDGKRIKYGMFAVQDIQKVYDYNTGSVMPLKEFMPEEGMVEGEDYEVYSPEFDVRCGITTTMPTDRAFYMEMAKELYSSGAIDGEIFYYVMEHGKFPPWTHMIQQEREKKEMMQQQAMMAQQQAMGGGVPPATQPYIPPGSDPKADIDAQAQAAYENTAAVLERIAQENPEIMDELEQMTPEARATTLQRIQEQLGGGAQ; encoded by the coding sequence ATGAGAACGAAAGAGGAAGCAGTAGAGCGCTGCTATCGATGGTTTGACTTGGACCGTAATGCAAAAGATGAGTATACCCGTGAGATGCAGGAGATGTATAAGCTCTATAAAAGCGATCACTGGGATCTGCTTGGGCCGAATGGAATACCGTTGCGTAATGATGAACAAAAACAAGGACGGCCTAACGTGGTCGAAAATGTCTCGTTTGCATTGATTGAAAGTTTGGTTGCTGAGTTCTCACAAGATGTAGAGCTTACCGATATGCCGGTTGAAGAGGGCGACGAAGATGCAGCAAACATTATGTCAGAGCTGAAACAGTTCATTGGGTACAAAAATCGAATTACGGCCGAGCGGGAGCGTTGGCTACGCAACTTTTTCTTGTATGGTACGGGAATCTGGCACCAATACTGGGATGAATACTGGCAGGGCGGACGCGGGCCGAATCGTTGGAAGGGTGATATTCGATGGGAGGTCACACATCCCCAATCATTCTTTGTTGATGGTCGTTGTAAAACGGATGATATTAATGACGGTAGGCGGGTCCATAAAGCGATTTACCGTACCACAGAAGATGTTGAGGAACGATATGGAGTAAAGGATCTCCAATTTGACACACAACGAGCAGATATGATGGTTGAAGAGGATGACCTTGATATATCGAATTTGGATGATGAGGGGCAAGTGCTTGTTGTAGAAACATGGTATCGCGGTCGACCAATGATTTTGGATGATGGAGAAGAGGACGAAGGACCAGGACTCCATGTGATATGGTGGTGCGGTGACAGCCAGCAAGTGTATCTCAAACATGCAAACTATGTGTATTACGATCCGGGCGAAGATGCGAAGTTTCCGTTTGTTGTACGCCAATGTTACCCGCGAGAAAACAGTCCGTGGGGGTTTGGGGAAGCTTACTTCCTTAAATCGCCGCAGATCGTTCTTAATAAAACGAGTGAAATGATTCTCGAAGCAAACATGCACGGGGCGTTTGGGCAAACATTCTACAAAGAAGATGCGGTTTCAGAGAAGCAGCGGGATTATATCGAGAATTATGGCACTATTCCTGGTATGTGGTTCCCTACCAATAACCCGCAGAATATTCAACGTGTATATGGACAAGGCGCTCCGGCATCATTAACTGCTGAAACCGGACGGATTGAAAAGACAATGCAGACAATCGTTGGCCGCTTTGACATATCGCAGGGGAAGGCGCCGGGTTCCATAACTGCGTTCCGGGCATTAGACTTGCTTGCACAACGGGCGCAGGTGCGATTACGAAGTAAGGAAATGTCTATGATGACTGCCTATGAAGAGGTAGGTATACAGATAAACAACCTGATTAGCCGTTTTTATGAAGAAAAGCGGGCCTATCGTCTGCTTGGACAAGGTGAGGACGGAAAAAGAATCAAATACGGTATGTTTGCTGTCCAAGACATTCAAAAGGTATATGACTACAATACCGGCAGCGTAATGCCGCTAAAAGAGTTTATGCCAGAAGAAGGCATGGTAGAAGGCGAAGACTATGAGGTCTATTCGCCAGAGTTTGACGTGAGATGCGGTATCACAACCACGATGCCGACGGATCGTGCTTTCTATATGGAGATGGCAAAAGAATTGTACTCTAGCGGGGCCATCGATGGGGAAATTTTCTACTATGTCATGGAACATGGTAAGTTTCCGCCGTGGACCCATATGATACAGCAAGAACGTGAGAAAAAAGAAATGATGCAGCAGCAGGCAATGATGGCCCAACAACAAGCAATGGGCGGTGGGGTACCACCGGCAACACAACCATATATTCCACCGGGTTCCGACCCGAAGGCGGACATTGACGCGCAAGCGCAAGCAGCCTATGAAAATACAGCGGCAGTCTTGGAACGCATTGCACAAGAGAATCCAGAAATAATGGATGAACTGGAACAAATGACACCAGAAGCACGGGCAACTACGTTGCAACGGATTCAAGAACAGTTAGGAGGTGGAGCACAATGA
- a CDS encoding Mu-like prophage major head subunit gpT family protein, which produces MGFITPEWVELLEPNLRVIFDKNMKAHKDYVNTIYNVEGSKKAQETNLGMGNIGLMEEWEQSGSQVAYEDVNKGFTSTYRHRKYSKGLKVERELVEDDQYGEIKKRVRLLTTSVHRTRQVHAASPFNFAFGGGMVGPDGKPLCATDHPIAPGSTDTFKNAGNKELNATSVEETRAEMRRWTDDKGNLLVVEPDTLIVPGELRKAALVIADTEKEPDTNENNINIWKGSLNVIEWPFLTDPKAWFMVDSERMKSFLNWYDRRKAKLESENIFDTEVAKYKTVVRFSYGWDDPSFIYGHKPS; this is translated from the coding sequence ATGGGTTTCATTACACCAGAATGGGTAGAACTGCTTGAACCGAACTTGCGTGTTATTTTTGATAAAAACATGAAGGCGCACAAAGATTATGTGAATACCATTTATAACGTAGAGGGTTCGAAAAAAGCACAAGAAACGAATCTCGGAATGGGTAACATTGGTTTGATGGAAGAATGGGAACAGAGCGGAAGCCAAGTGGCCTACGAGGACGTAAACAAAGGCTTCACATCAACATATCGTCACAGAAAATATTCTAAAGGATTAAAGGTTGAACGTGAACTGGTTGAAGACGATCAATACGGAGAGATTAAAAAACGTGTTCGATTACTTACAACTTCTGTACACCGTACACGCCAAGTTCATGCGGCATCTCCGTTTAATTTCGCATTTGGTGGCGGTATGGTTGGTCCTGATGGCAAGCCACTATGTGCAACCGATCACCCAATTGCCCCAGGTTCAACGGATACATTTAAAAACGCCGGTAATAAGGAATTAAATGCAACTAGCGTAGAGGAAACTCGTGCAGAGATGCGCCGCTGGACCGATGACAAAGGCAATTTACTTGTTGTCGAGCCGGATACACTTATTGTTCCCGGAGAATTACGTAAAGCAGCGTTGGTTATTGCGGATACAGAAAAAGAACCGGATACAAACGAAAATAATATCAACATTTGGAAAGGTTCGCTCAATGTAATTGAGTGGCCGTTCCTTACTGATCCGAAAGCATGGTTTATGGTGGACTCCGAACGAATGAAGTCATTCCTTAATTGGTATGACCGCCGCAAAGCGAAGCTAGAAAGTGAAAATATTTTTGATACGGAAGTGGCGAAGTACAAAACGGTTGTTCGCTTTTCCTACGGTTGGGATGACCCAAGTTTTATCTATGGCCATAAACCTTCTTAA